A stretch of the Gossypium hirsutum isolate 1008001.06 chromosome D07, Gossypium_hirsutum_v2.1, whole genome shotgun sequence genome encodes the following:
- the LOC107956127 gene encoding restin homolog yields MKQDFEKRNAELEKKIEQLEEEKMHLGLDVDVQKLEIEKLRKGKNKAEEDLDSLKTNYKKLRLSKQTTGLGKTSKQWRQEIREEKVKADGWEKKFREVQTRNGALEKSLSENRKEKCELKDKVTELERSLHQYQSQNSAMELRVSLSKIEEMKGRIEELESAL; encoded by the coding sequence ATGAAACAAGATTTTGAAAAGAGGAATGCAGAGcttgaaaagaagattgagcagttggaagaagaaaagatgcactTGGGATTAGATGTGGATGTTCAAAAGTTAGAGATTGAGAAATtaagaaaaggtaagaacaaGGCCGAGGAGGACTTGGATAGTTTGAAGACGAACTATAAGAAGTTGAGGTTGTCGAAACAAACTACTGGGTTAGGGAAAACTTCAAAACAATGGCGTCAAGAGATTCGGGAAGAAAAGGTCAAGGCTGATggatgggaaaagaaattccgaGAAGTCCAAACGCGAAACGGAGCTTTAGAAAAGAGTTTATCAGAAAACCGAAAGGAAAAATGCGAACTAAAAGACAAGGTGACTGAGTTAGAAAGATCTCTTCATCAGTATCAAAGTCAAAATTCGGCAATGGAGTTGAGGGTGAGCTTGAGCAAGATCgaagaaatgaaaggaagaatagaGGAGTTGGAATCGGCATTGTGA